Proteins encoded together in one Musa acuminata AAA Group cultivar baxijiao chromosome BXJ3-6, Cavendish_Baxijiao_AAA, whole genome shotgun sequence window:
- the LOC135641847 gene encoding histone-lysine N-methyltransferase ATXR3-like isoform X2 gives MGEGGVACAPSQHIMERFPIPESLCGGKGVLASNPFGAEKKTRNGERGDEVKREDELGAEIGLELDRRAKKGELEKGELERHRKGELEEGELHNGELEKGELRNGEFEKGESAPKKWRKSEVEVGDRRRRDEAEKGEIISDRRNRRELERGEFVPDKWKRWQDLEKSQNQSTRGRRVDSEKGDVTERSLKNSQQSSLEDSHRRNDRRPCDSDQRKRSSSSRLDGNVHERDAKKSLRVSEVEPGEIKHDNSNGRSRDREGKVGRWHKWQAIESESSNHKHHFDLSDQSGSRTHRKSEEIGRSTNPERSHRNESSSTSKVPSSSRYSSSRYDDPSFSSRGSHDRQGRSPGHSERSPKERSHHADHRDRSPRRLERSPHEKSHHSDHRDHTPSRFNRSPRQRARHHDHRDRTPAHLERSPHDKRHSADHRESNKKSQGSEKQQSSRHDERLGRKEYSEKDFLKNKPSRSSCDRSTIDRLDKEKRFQSSSRHSSETPPPPPPPVLPPPPLLPAPPPPPSPPLGVIEEPSMEEDMDISDTPPRDPITSDFDAGKWFYLDHCGIEQGPSKLVDLRRLVDEGVLLSDHLIKHADSDRWVTVENAASPLVPLNLPSIVSDVVTQTASPPEAPGNLLVDAGIICQETSSSMLLQKEAVKGQSPVIAECLEDYHIDERVETLLGGYTIVGGKELEIIGEALNTTFEHADWEKWGQSEGFSRFKAQTPSIYPREEGFGGVFKGFSTESSEIKPVFATSGKDYAGPSGGSSDWFVGRWSCKGGDWKRNDEVGQDKSYRRKLVINESYPLCQMSKSGHEDPRWHRKDDLYYPSRSKRLDLPLWAFSSIDDNTDSTSDPSKSAVASRSAQTKPLSLRGVKGTILPVVRINACVVKDQGSIEPHLKVKTSERHVSKSSRSHSSSDRNSLHEGSSRSRKLHEHDFQSLQRCRTILNIPKDHICTIDELSVDLGDWFYLDGAGYEHGPLSYLELQELVGKGAILEQSSVFRKNDNTWLPITMKLKSSEAVNSEEEARTSTARFSSSSLVQLSCNNMSTASHSFHSLYPQFIGYTRGKLHELVMRSYKNREFAAVISEVLDPWINAKQPKKEMDKHFPFNSSITKSSAVLSHDLSVSNIWNSEDGIYREGKRSRFLVDESDEDSEMEDALLSNEKNDWSFEDLCGEADIFQDNATSQTENGSWGLLNGHILARVFHFLKGDMKSLLSSATTCKHWNASVNFYRSICRHVDLSSVGPKCTDTVLQSLMGGYGKKNLMSLVLKGCFNVSAGVLEGILQLFPHIANVDIRGCNQFKELQFRYPNINWIKRSSSFGAKNQEESYSKTRSLKQITENNYLISRTYRSLSGCLDDSGDLENFGISESNSIDRKDFSSLQFKQGFYKRPKLLDARKSSELLSRDAQMRHWLHRKSENSYKKMEEFIANSLKDIVKGKKSDFFMPKIAKIEDRMRCGYYVRRGLSSVKDDISRMCRDAFKSKSQGDAVDRRKIIMSFIQLVKRLENPRLIIQGDELIKAVKDGSEAGSYFSESKYKKKQSKVLSEKKSINRGINTSYANGGTDYRAYAFDREIKRSLSKLKKREMDSDSETSEDDGNDFSEDDRGEDESTASDTESDLEIHSGSGMWDLKGEMDESSESVVTDDREWGARMTKASLVPPVTRKYEVIDKYLIVADEEEVQRKMQVALPDDYSEKLLAQKSGIEESDMEIPEVKDYKPRKKLGVEVLEQEVYGIDPYTHNLLLDSMPEEPDWPLADRHKFIEESLLRTLNKQVRHFTGTGNTPMVYPLQPVIEEVLKNAEEVGDRQAIKMCQGILKAMRSRPDDNYVAYRKGLGVVCNKQEGFEQDDFVVEFLGEVYPAWKWFEKQDGIRALQKNSQDPAPEFYNIYLERPKGDSDGYDLVVVDAMHKANYASRICHSCRPNCEAKVTAVDGQYQIGIYSLLPIGYGEEITFDYNSVTESKEEYEASVCLCGSQVCRGSYLNLSGEGAFEKVLKDCHGVLDRHKLILEACEANFVSQDDYIDLGRAGLGTCLLAGLPDWLVAYSAHLVRFINFERTKLPDEILRHNLEEKRKFFSDICLEVEKNDAEVQAEGVYNARLQNIALTLDKVRYVMRCMFGDPKKAPPPVEKLTAEGVVSVLWKGEGSLVEDLLHSMAPHVEADLLSDLKSKIQAHDPSGSSNIQTELRKSLLWLRDELRNLPCTYKCRHDAAADLIHIYAYTKVFFKIREYKSFKSPPVYISPLDLGPKYADKMGSGFQEYCKTYVSEAVARTCLWSKNHEIYVVTNGKRAPKAVAQRSYMAIQEQPKNFWQSNAGRCS, from the exons ATGGGAGAGGGGGGAGTCGCGTGCGCACCCTCGCAGCATATCATGGAGAGGTTCCCGATTCCGGAGTCACTCTGTGGGGGCAAAGGCGTGCTTGCTTCGAATCCCTTTGGGGCGGAGAAGAAGACGAGGAATGGCGAGAGGGGGGATGAGGTCAAGAGGGAAGATGAGTTGGGTGCCGAAATAGGTCTGGAACTGGATAGAAGGGCCAAGAAGGGGGAGCTGGAGAAGGGCGAGCTGGAGAGGCATCGGAAGGGGGAGTTGGAGGAGGGAGAGTTGCACAACGGAGAACTGGAGAAGGGGGAGCTTCGAAATGGGGAATTCGAGAAGGGGGAATCAGCTCCAAAGAAATGGCGGAAAAGTGAAGTGGAGGTTGGAGATAGACGGAGGAGAGATGAAGCGGAGAAGGGAGAAATCATTTCAGACAGACGAAATAGAAGAGAACTAGAAAGGGGTGAGTTTGTGCCAGATAAATGGAAGAGATGGCAAGATTTGGAGAAGTCGCAGAATCAGTCAACCAGGGGAAGAAGGGTGGACTCGGAGAAGGGTGACGTCACAGAGAGATCATTGAAGAACAGTCAGCAGAGCTCCCTGGAGGATAGTCACCGGAGAAATGATAGACGCCCGTGTGATTCCGACCAAAGGAAGAGGTCTTCTTCTTCAAGATTGGATGGCAATGTGCATGAGAGGGATGCTAAGAAAAGCTTACGAGTTTCTGAAGTTGAACCTGGTGAGATTAAGCATGATAATAGCAACGGAAGGAGCAGGGACAGGGAGGGCAAGGTGGGAAGGTGGCATAAATGGCAAGCTATAGAGTCTGAGAGCAGCAACCACAAGCACCATTTTGATTTGTCTGATCAGTCAGGCTCAAGAACTCATCGGAAATCTGAAGAGATTGGTCGTTCCACTAACCCGGAGAGGTCACATAGAAATGAATCATCTTCGACATCGAAGGTTCCATCATCCAGCAGGTACTCATCTTCTAGGTATGACGATCCATCCTTCTCTTCTCGAGGTAGCCATGATAGGCAAGGCCGCAGCCCAGGCCATTCTGAGCGGTCACCAAAGGAGCGCAGCCACCATGCTGATCACAGGGACCGTAGTCCTCGTCGCTTGGAGCGATCTCCACATGAAAAGAGTCACCACTCTGATCACAGGGATCATACCCCAAGTCGCTTTAATAGGTCTCCACGTCAACGAGCTCGTCACCATGATCATCGAGACCGAACTCCAGCTCATTTGGAGCGGTCACCACATGACAAACGGCACTCTGCTGATCACCGAGAATCAAACAAGAAAAGTCAAGGTAGCGAAAAGCAGCAGTCCAGCAGACATGATGAGAGATTGGGACGAAAGGAGTACAGTGAAAAAGATTTTCTCAAGAATAAGCCAAGCAGGAGCAGTTGTGACAGAAGCACTATTGACAGACTCGATAAGGAAAAACGGTTCCAAAGTTCAAGTAGGCATTCCAGCGagactccacctcctcctccaccaccagttcTTCCGCCGCCTCCTCTGTTACctgctcctccacctcctccttctCCCCCTTTAGGGGTTATTGAAGAACCATCAATGGAAGAGGATATGGATATATCAGACACCCCGCCACGAGATCCTATAACATCTGATTTTGATGCTGGAAAGTGGTTTTATCTTGATCATTGTGGTATAGAACAAGGACCCTCAAAATTAGTTGATCTCAGACGATTGGTTGATGAAGGGGTCCTCCTTTCTGATCATTTGATAAAGCATGCTGACAGTGACAGGTGGGTAACTGTTGAAAATGCTGCTTCCCCCTTGGTGCCTTTGAACTTGCCCTCTATTGTTTCAGATGTTGTGACCCAGACGGCTAGCCCTCCAGAAGCCCCAGGGAATTTGTTAGTCGATGCTGGAATAATATGTCAGGAAACATCCAGTTCTATGCTGCTGCAAAAGGAGGCAGTTAAGGGGCAGTCTCCAGTCATAGCAGAATGTTTGGAAGATTATCATATAGATGAGAGGGTCGAAACTTTGTTGGGTGGCTACACCATTGTAGGTGGAAAGGAGCTTGAGATTATCGGAG AAGCACTGAATACAACATTTGAACATGCAGATTGGGAAAAGTGGGGTCAATCTGAAG GTTTCTCAAGATTTAAAGCTCAAACACCATCCATATATCCAAGAGAGGAGGGATTTGGTGGAGTTTTTAAAGGTTTCTCAACAGAAAGCAGTGAAATTAAACCGGTTTTTGCAACTTCTGGGAAGGATTATGCTGGTCCTAGTGGTGGTTCAAGTGATTGGTTTGTTGGCAGGTGGTCTTGCAAAGGTGGCGACTGGAAGAGAAATGATGAGGTTGGTCAAGATAAATCTTATAGACGGAAACTTGTCATCAATGAAAGCTATCCTCTTTGTCAAATGTCAAAATCTGGGCACGAGGATCCCCGTTGGCACAGGAAAGATGATCTTTACTATCCTTCCCGCAGCAAAAGGCTTGATCTGCCCCTTTGGGCTTTCTCGTCAATAGATGATAATACTGATAGCACCAGTGATCCAAGCAAAAGTGCTGTTGCTAGCAGATCAGCACAAACCAAGCCATTGTCCCTTAGGGGTGTGAAGGGTACGATTCTACCTGTGGTCCGGATTAATGCATGTGTTGTGAAAGATCAAGGTTCTATAGAACCTCATTTGAAAGTCAAAACCAGTGAGCGGCATGTTTCAAAATCTTCAAGGTCTCACTCTAGTAGTGACAGGAATTCTCTTCATGAAGGTTCCTCTCGTTCAAGGAAGCTCCATGAACATGACTTTCAGAGTTTGCAAAGATGCCGGACTATACTCAATATTCCAAAGGATCATATATGCACTATTGATGAATTATCTGTAGATCTGGGCGATTGGTTCTATTTAGATGGTGCTGGTTATGAACATGGACCATTATCATATTTGGAGTTGCAAGAGTTAGTAGGTAAAGGTGCTATCCTAGAGCAGAGCAGTGTTTTCCGGAAGAATGATAATACTTGGCTTCCCATTACCATGAAATTGAAGTCTTCTGAAGCTGTCAACTCTGAAGAAGAAGCAAGGACATCCACTGCAAGATTTTCTTCATCTTCCCTTGTGCAGTTGTCATGTAACAACATGAGTACTGCTTCTCATTCATTTCACAGCTTGTACCCTCAATTTATTGGCTATACACGTGGAAAGCTACATGAACTTGTCATGAGGTCATATAAGAACCGGGAGTTTGCTGCTGTTATAAGTGAGGTTTTGGATCCATGGATTAAtgcgaagcaaccaaagaaggaaATGGATAAACATTTTCCATTTAACTCATCCATCACAAAAAGCTCTGCTGTTTTATCTCACGATTTGTCAGTGAGCAATATCTGGAACTCGG AGGATGGGATATATCGTGaaggaaaaagatcaagatttcttgTTGATGAAAGTGATGAGGACTCTGAAATGGAAGACGCTTTGCTATCCAATGAGAAGAATGATTGGTCGTTCGAAGACTTATGTGGTGAGGCTGATATTTTTCAGGATAATGCTACGTCTCAGACGGAGAATGGAAGCTGGGGTCTGTTGAATGGTCACATTCTAGCAAGGGTCTTTCATTTTCTAAAAGGTGATATGAAGTCACTTCTCTCCTCTGCTACTACTTGTAAACACTGGAATGCGTCAGTTAACTTCTACAGGAGTATATGCAGACATGTTGATTTGTCCTCAGTTGGACCAAAATGTACTGATACTGTATTGCAAAGTCTTATG GGTGGTTATGGCAAGAAAAATCTTATGTCTCTTGTTTTAAAGGGGTGCTTTAATGTTAGTGCTGGTGTTCTTGAAGGAATCCTTCAGCTCTTTCCGCACATAGCTAATGTCGACATCAGAGGATGCAATCAATTTAAGGAATTACAATTCAGATATCCAAATATAAACTGGATAAAGAGATCAAGTTCATTTGGAGCTAAAAATCAGGAGGAATCTTATTCAAAAACAAGGAGCCTTAAGCAGATAACAGAAAATAATTACTTAATATCAAGAACTTATAGGTCCTTAAGTGGTTGTCTAGATGATTCTGGCGATCTAGAAAATTTTGGTATTAGTGAGTCGAATTCTATTGATAGGAAGGATTTTTCGAGTCTCCAATTCAAGCAGGGCTTCTACAAACGACCAAAGTTACTTGATGCTAGAAAGTCCTCAGAACTTCTGTCAAGGGATGCACAGATGCGGCATTGGTTGCACAGGAAGTCTGAAAACAGTTATAAGAAGATGGAAGAGTTTATTGCCAATAGTTTGAAGGACATTGTGAAGGGAAAGAAGTCTGATTTTTTTATGCCTAAA ATTGCAAAAATCGAAGATAGGATGAGATGTGGTTATTATGTTCGGCGTGGCTTGAGTTCTGTCAAGGATGATATTAGTCGAATGTGCAGGGATGCGTTTAA ATCAAAAAGCCAGGGTGACGCTGTAGATAGGAGGAAGATTATCATGTCTTTCATTCAACTGGTGAAGAGATTGGAGAACCCAAGGTTGATTATTCAAGGAGACGAATTGATTAAGGCAGTAAAAGACGGTTCTGAAGCAGGATCATATTTTTCTGAATCTaaatataaaaagaaacaaaGCAAAGTTTTGAGTGAAAAGAAGAGCATAAATAGGGGTATCAACACATCTTATGCCAATGGAGGAACAGATTATAGAGCCTATGCATTTGATCGTGAAATTAAAAGGAGTCTCTCTaaattaaaaaagagagagatggaTTCTGATAGTGAAACATCTGAAGATGATGGAAATGATTTCTCTGAGGATGACAGAGGTGAAGATGAGAGTACTGCTTCTGATACAGAAAGCGACTTGGAAATTCATTCAGGAAGTGGAATGTGGGACTTAAAAGGGGAAATGGATGAGTCCTCAGAGTCAGTGGTGACAGATGACCGTGAATGGGGTGCTCGCATGACAAAAGCAAGCCTGGTTCCTCCAGTTACCAGAAAGTATGAGGTCATTGACAAGTATCTTATTGTAGCAGATGAGGAGGAAGTACAAAGGAAGATGCAAGTTGCTTTACCTGATGATTATTCTGAAAAATTGTTAGCACAAAAGAGTGGTATCGAGGAGTCAGACATGGAAATTCCTGAGGTCAAGGACTACAAACCTAGGAAGAAGCTTGGTGTTGAAGTTTTAGAGCAAGAAGTGTATGGAATAGACCCTTATACACATAATCTCCTCCTGGATTCTATGCCAGAGGAACCAGACTGGCCCCTTGCAGATAGACATAAATTCATAGAAGAG TCGCTTCTTCGTACATTGAATAAGCAAGTCAGACATTTTACTGGTACCGGTAATACCCCAATGGTTTATCCTTTGCAACCCGTTATTGAAGAAGTGCTGAAGAATGCAGAGGAAGTGGGTGACAGACAAGCTATCAAAATGTGCCAGGGCATCCTAAAGGCTATGCGGAGTCGCCCTGACGATAATTATGTTGCTTACAGAAAG GGGCTTGGAGTTGTCTGCAACAAGCAAGAAGGTTTCGAACAAGATGATTTTGTTGTTGAGTTTTTGGGAGAG GTCTATCCAGCTTGGAAATGGTTTGAGAAGCAGGATGGTATTAGGGCCTTACAGAAAAATAGTCAAGATCCAGCacctgaattttataacatttattTGGAGAGGCCAAAG GGTGATAGTGATGGGTATGATTTGGTTGTTGTTGATGCTATGCACAAAGCAAATTATGCAAGCAGAATCTGTCACTCCTGTAGGCCTAATTGTGAAGCAAA AGTCACCGCTGTGGATGGTCAATACCAGATAGGAATATATTCTCTACTACCAATTGGTTATGGTGAAGAAATCACTTTTGATTACAACTCTGTGACAGAG AGTAAGGAAGAATATGAAGCATCAGTTTGCTTATGTGGTAGTCAAGTTTGCAGAGGCAGCTATCTGAATCTTTCTGGAGAAGGAGCATTTGAGAAG GTGTTGAAGGATTGCCATGGAGTACTGGACCGTCATAAACTAATACTAGAGGCTTGTGAAGCCAATTTTGTTTCACAAGATGATTATATTGACCTAGGAAGGGCTGGTCTGGGCACTTGTCTGTTAGCTGGGTTGCCTGATTGGCTCGTTGCTTACTCCGCTCATCTG GTGAGGTTTATTAATTTTGAGAGAACAAAACTGCCTGATGAAATTCTAAGGCATAATTTGGAGGAGAAGAGGAAATTCTTTTCAGACATATGTCTTGAGGTCGAGAAGAATGATGCGGAGGTTCAG GCTGAGGGTGTCTATAATGCAAGACTTCAGAATATTGCACTTACACTTGATAAG GTAAGGTATGTCATGAGGTGCATGTTTGGGGACCCTAAGAAAGCTCCACCTCCAGTTGAGAAGCTTACCGCAGAAGGTGTGGTTTCAGTCCTGTGGAAAGGGGAGGGTTCCCTTGTTGAGGACCTGCTACATTCCATGGCACCACATGTGGAAGCAGATCTACTTAGTGACCTCAAGTCCAAGATTCAGGCCCACGATCCATCTGGTTCTAGTAACATTCAGACTGAACTCCGCAAGTCATTATTATG GTTGAGGGATGAGTTGCGAAATCTTCCATGTACCTACAAGTGCCGGCATGATGCTGCTGCTGACTTAATTCACATATATGCCTACACAAAAGTCTTTTTTAAGATCCGG GAGTACAAGTCTTTTAAATCTCCCCCAGTTTACATCAGCCCTCTTGATTTGGGTCCCAAGTATGCTGATAAGATGGGGTCAGGCTTCCAGGAGTACTGCAAAACCTATG TCTCAGAAGCCGTTGCGAGAACATGTCTATGGTCCAAGAACCATGAGATTTATGTTGTCACGAATG GAAAAAGAGCCCCAAAGGCCGtggcccaaagatcgtatatggcTATTCAAGAGCAACCCAAAAATTTTTGGCAGTCCAATGCTGGACGCTGTTCTTAA